The Porites lutea chromosome 11, jaPorLute2.1, whole genome shotgun sequence genome includes a region encoding these proteins:
- the LOC140952251 gene encoding neuropeptide FF receptor 2-like, whose protein sequence is MNYSNFTENNTLERLNSISCRLQIPDNDLTKAWKTVIYCVTILVSLVGNSLVILVVYRKQRMRTTTNFLIANMAGSDLLIAIFVMTPTIRSIYAGDDMLVEGILAQLVCKLVTFLQQASIAVSILSLTAIAFDRFFAIMLPFRKVITFRITMVLISLTWIFGLFYAAPILYTNRIFTTNGSDDGTYCHEVWEPLFNSSKARKDYTFINFGFLYAGPLIVITILYTVIVIELWRGNNIKFRCSVNQQEIEKSNRKVLKMLATVVIIFAIFWFPVYIFQFMFYVRGPDPCLFPGIVRFIGYFLCQATSAVNPVVFAIFCENYREGFKESFRNIKRQSKIFLRCGSNTVPNNRSIEA, encoded by the coding sequence ATGAATTATTCCAATTTCACGGAGAACAACACTCTGGAAAGACTCAACTCGATATCTTGTAGACTTCAAATTCCGGATAATGACTTAACGAAAGCATGGAAGACAGTTATTTACTGTGTGACAATTCTCGTATCACTCGTCGGAAACAGTTTGGTTATTTTGGTGGTTTATAGGAAGCAACGAATGAGGACGACTACGAATTTCTTGATCGCAAATATGGCGGGAAGCGATCTTTTAATCGCCATATTCGTCATGACGCCCACTATTCGCTCTATTTACGCAGGAGATGATATGCTAGTAGAAGGAATACTAGCTCAACTTGTTTGCAAGCTGGTTACTTTTCTCCAGCAAGCGTCGATAGCGGTTTCTATTTTGTCACTGACCGCTATTGCATTTGACCGTTTCTTCGCCATTATGCTGCCATTTCGTAAAGTAATTACTTTCCGCATCACAATGGTTCTCATCTCCTTAACCTGGATCTTTGGTCTTTTCTATGCAGCGCCAATCCTATACACAAATCGGATTTTTACTACAAATGGAAGCGACGATGGAACCTACTGTCACGAGGTATGGGAACCACTGTTCAACAGCAGCAAAGCCAGAAAAGACTACACTTTTATAAACTTTGGTTTTCTGTATGCTGGTCCGCTCATTGTAATAACGATACTATATACAGTCATCGTGATTGAACTGTGGCGAGGGAATAACATTAAATTTCGCTGCAGTGTGAACCAACAAGAGATTGAAAAGTCGAATAGAAAAGTCTTGAAAATGTTAGCAACTGTGGttattatttttgcaattttctggTTTCCAGTTTACATATTTCAGTTCATGTTTTATGTTCGAGGTCCTGACCCGTGTTTATTTCCTGGTATAGTTCGATTTATTGGTTATTTTCTTTGCCAAGCCACGAGCGCTGTAAATCCTGTTGTCTTTGCGATTTTTTGCGAAAATTATCGGGAAGGGTTCAAAGAA